One Brassica napus cultivar Da-Ae chromosome A1, Da-Ae, whole genome shotgun sequence genomic region harbors:
- the LOC125607270 gene encoding calreticulin-1 gives MAKLNLSLISLILIGLVAIASASVIFEEKFDDGWEKRWVKSDWKKDDNTAGEWSHTAGNWSGDANDKGIQTSEDYRFYAISAEFPEFSNKDKTLVFQFSVKHEQKLDCGGGYMKLLSDDVDQMKFGGDTPYSIMFGPDICGYSTKKVHAILTYNGTNHLIKKEVPCETDQLTHVYTFILRPDATYSILIDNVEKQTGSLYSDWDLLPAKKIKDPSAKKPEDWDDKEYIPDPEDTKPAGYDDIPKEIPDTDAKKPEDWDDEEDGEWTAPTIPNPEYNGEWKPKQIKNPNYKGKWKAPMIDNPEFKDDPELYVFPKLKYVGVELWQVKSGSLFDNVLVCDDPEYAKKLAEETWGKLKDAEKAAFDEAEKKREEEESKDAPTADSDAEEEQEDDDHEGDESDAESKPEETKEETSSEKDDAAAHDEL, from the exons aTGGCGAAACTAAACCTTAGCTTGATCTCTCTGATTCTTATCGGTCTCGTCGCGATCGCCTCTGCTAGTGTTATCTTCGAGGAGAAATTCGATG ATGGATGGGAGAAGAGATGGGTAAAATCTGACTGGAAGAAAGATGACAACACTGCTGGGGAATGGAGCCACACTGCTGGCAATTGGTCTGGTGACGCCAACGACAAAG GTATTCAGACTAGCGAGGACTACAGATTCTACGCCATTTCAGCTGAGTTCCCCGAGTTCAGCAACAAGGACAAGACCCTTGTGTTCCAATTCTCTGTCAAGCACGAGCAGAAGCTTGACTGTGGTGGTGGTTACATGAAGCTTCTCAGTGATGATGTTGACCAGATGAAATTTGGTGGAGACACTCCTTACAG CATCATGTTTGGCCCAGATATCTGTGGCTACAGCACTAAGAAAGTTCATGCTATCCTTACCTACAATGGAACTAACCATCTGATCAAGAAGGAGGTCCCATGTGAGACTGATCAGCTCACCCATGTTTACACATTCATCCTCCGCCCAGATGCTACTTACAGCATTCTTATCGACAACGTTGAGAAGCAAACTGGTAGCCTCTACTCTGACTGGGACCTCCTCCCAGCAAAGAAGATCAAGGATCCAAGCGCCAAGAAG CCTGAGGACTGGGATGACAAAGAGTACATTCCTGATCCGGAAGACACAAAGCCAGCAGGATACGATGACATTCCAAAGGAGATCCCAGACACTGATGCAAAGAAg cCTGAGGACtgggatgatgaagaagatggtgagtgGACTGCCCCTACCATTCCCAACCCCGAGTACAACGGTGAATGGAAGCCCAag CAAATCAAGAACCCTAACTACAAGGGAAAATGGAAGGCTCCAATGATTGACAACCCTG AGTTCAAGGATGACCCAGAGCTCTATGTGTTCCCCAAATTGAAGTACGTTGGAGTGGAATTGTGGCAG GTGAAATCTGGATCCTTGTTCGACAATGTCTTGGTGTGCGATGACCCAGAGTATGCTAAGAAATTGGCTGAGGAAACCTGGGGAAAACTCAAGGAT GCTGAGAAAGCAGCTTTCGACGAAgctgagaagaagagagaggaagaggaaTCAAAGGATGCTCCTACAGCTGACTCTGAC gCCGAGGAAGAACAAGAGGATGATGACCATGAAGGAGATGAATCCGACGCCGAATCAAAACCTGAGGAAACCAAGGAAGAAACCTCCTCTGAGAAGGATGATGCCGCCGCCCAT GACGAACTCTAA